In Clostridia bacterium, a single genomic region encodes these proteins:
- a CDS encoding M23 family metallopeptidase: MSLDTVKDKLNWLGRSADDNRRAKKGRRPATQVKHPGVIGPILEAYLTAGKVIAAAACGTAIALVRGGRRAYVRLSRPVTKRRIKLGLVASALLVAIFAAGYGIGSGQVLRTLNHWWGWPAITGAGNPDSFPSNPYQTATTRPLEPGSLPSGPQAPGQETSSATGSTANSPDLRQMISPLNGEMKAPYGFAYARAFADYRLHPGIDLAAPAGTEVRAALAGRVKQVTSTPEQAYRLVIDHGGNYETVYAHLEEVRVAAGDLVSRGQVLGAIGDPGSGEADMGPHLHFELRHRGEPEDPLTYLKGL, translated from the coding sequence TTGTCGTTGGATACAGTCAAGGACAAGCTGAACTGGCTTGGACGCTCGGCGGACGACAACCGGCGGGCCAAGAAGGGTCGGCGACCAGCCACCCAGGTCAAGCACCCTGGGGTGATTGGGCCCATCCTAGAAGCTTACCTTACCGCCGGTAAGGTCATAGCGGCGGCAGCCTGCGGGACGGCCATAGCTCTGGTTCGGGGCGGACGTCGGGCCTATGTGCGGCTTAGCCGTCCGGTTACCAAGAGGCGGATCAAGCTAGGTCTAGTGGCCTCGGCGCTATTGGTGGCCATATTTGCAGCTGGGTATGGCATCGGCTCCGGCCAGGTATTGCGCACCCTAAATCATTGGTGGGGGTGGCCAGCGATCACCGGGGCTGGCAACCCGGATTCTTTTCCCAGCAATCCTTACCAGACTGCCACCACTCGCCCTTTAGAGCCCGGGAGCTTGCCCAGTGGCCCGCAAGCCCCTGGCCAAGAAACTTCTAGTGCTACCGGTTCTACCGCCAATTCGCCCGACTTGCGGCAAATGATTAGCCCCCTAAATGGGGAAATGAAGGCTCCTTATGGGTTTGCCTATGCCCGGGCTTTTGCCGATTACCGGCTGCACCCGGGTATAGACTTGGCGGCACCAGCGGGGACTGAGGTCCGGGCAGCCTTGGCCGGGCGAGTAAAGCAAGTAACCAGCACTCCCGAGCAGGCTTATCGGTTGGTCATTGACCATGGCGGCAACTATGAGACCGTCTATGCCCACTTGGAAGAAGTGCGGGTGGCAGCTGGCGATCTGGTTTCTCGGGGGCAGGTGTTGGGAGCCATCGGCGATCCCGGCAGCGGTGAGGCCGACATGGGACCCCATCTCCACTTTGAGCTCCGGCACCGAGGGGAACCCGAGGATCCTCTTACCTACTTAAAGGGGCTGTGA
- the spoIID gene encoding stage II sporulation protein D yields MARFSPGYGGDPWGRLYRQRQRRVLLALALLALVVVASLWVTSLLKPRSGASIRVGPTLVRVLDTSTGKVMSLALEDYLVGVVAAEMPAEFELEALKAQAVAARTYALKRLVEARAPAPASTPGSATTPSAPAQSRQEDPNGTLLPGPQGHPGADLCTNPTHCQAWFSKEEMRRRWGLVRYLAYLRKIEKAVKATAGEVLVYQGCYIDPVYHSVSNGHTEDSEDVWSESIPYLRGVPSPWDTSSPKFEGKTVVSLSDLDRLLGTHLSALPTSALGSNGPALKVLKRTKSGRVKTMMIDGKEIEASRLRQILGLNSTDFRWEASGRYLVFYTRGRGHGVGMSQYGANGMAKEGKTYRDILTYYYSGVEIKKLKL; encoded by the coding sequence TTGGCGCGATTTAGTCCCGGTTATGGAGGCGATCCCTGGGGCCGCCTCTATCGGCAGCGGCAAAGGCGAGTGCTGCTGGCTTTGGCGCTATTGGCGTTGGTGGTGGTAGCTTCTCTCTGGGTGACGAGCCTGCTAAAACCCAGGTCGGGCGCCTCCATCAGGGTGGGCCCTACCTTGGTTCGAGTCCTCGATACCAGCACTGGAAAAGTTATGTCTTTGGCCTTGGAGGATTACTTGGTGGGGGTGGTGGCGGCGGAGATGCCGGCCGAGTTTGAGCTTGAAGCCTTGAAGGCCCAGGCGGTAGCTGCTCGCACTTATGCCCTGAAAAGGTTAGTTGAAGCTCGGGCGCCGGCTCCAGCTTCTACGCCCGGCTCGGCCACCACTCCCTCGGCACCGGCACAGTCTCGGCAGGAGGACCCGAACGGCACCCTGCTCCCCGGCCCCCAGGGCCACCCCGGGGCAGATCTATGTACCAACCCCACCCATTGCCAGGCTTGGTTTTCCAAGGAAGAGATGCGGCGCCGCTGGGGGTTAGTCCGTTATTTAGCTTATCTTCGCAAGATAGAAAAGGCGGTGAAGGCCACTGCCGGCGAGGTGCTGGTTTATCAAGGGTGCTACATCGATCCGGTCTATCACTCCGTTTCCAACGGCCATACCGAGGACTCGGAGGACGTGTGGTCCGAAAGTATCCCCTACCTGCGGGGTGTACCCAGCCCTTGGGACACGAGCTCGCCTAAATTTGAGGGCAAAACTGTGGTCAGCCTTTCCGACTTGGACCGCCTCTTGGGCACCCATCTCAGTGCCCTCCCCACTAGCGCTTTAGGGTCCAATGGTCCTGCCCTCAAAGTATTGAAACGCACCAAAAGCGGCCGGGTGAAGACCATGATGATTGATGGCAAAGAAATAGAGGCCAGCCGCTTGCGGCAGATTTTGGGGTTAAATTCTACTGATTTTCGCTGGGAAGCCTCGGGCCGATACCTGGTGTTTTACACCCGAGGGCGGGGCCACGGGGTTGGCATGTCCCAATATGGGGCCAACGGCATGGCCAAGGAAGGAAAGACCTACCGGGATATCCTCACCTACTATTATTCCGGGGTAGAGATTAAGAAGCTCAAGCTTTAA
- the spoIIID gene encoding sporulation transcriptional regulator SpoIIID, giving the protein MQEHIRKRVLDISTYLVESSATVRQAAAAFGVSKSTVHKDVTERLPDINAALAAKVRLVLDLNKAERHIRGGEATRRKYQEIKAS; this is encoded by the coding sequence ATGCAGGAGCACATCCGCAAGCGGGTTTTGGATATTTCTACATATTTGGTAGAATCTTCAGCCACGGTCCGCCAAGCGGCTGCTGCCTTCGGAGTGTCCAAGAGCACCGTTCACAAGGATGTCACTGAGAGGTTGCCAGATATCAACGCCGCTTTGGCTGCCAAGGTACGCTTGGTCTTGGACCTAAATAAGGCCGAAAGGCACATTCGTGGCGGGGAAGCTACCCGAAGAAAGTATCAAGAAATCAAAGCCTCTTAA
- a CDS encoding rod shape-determining protein → MFGWSMDIGIDLGTASVLVYVKGRGIVLNEPSVVAIDRNTNRIITVGEEARRMLGRTPGNIVAVRPLREGVIADYDTTEKMLKYFIYRASGGRFFIRPRIMVCIPTGATGVEERAVRQAATQAGAREIHIMEEPLAAALGAGLDISEPCGNMVIDIGGGTTDVAVLSLGGIVCSKSLRVGGDKFDEAIVRYIRKEYNLMVGDRTAEELKMAIGCAFPSLSLEPDRMEVRGRDLVSGLPRTVEITAEETRIAMQEPIEAVVGAVKEVLEKTPPELSADIMNRGIVMTGGGSLLHGLDALLAAETGLPVNVADDPIACVALGTGKALAMLPALRKSGAFESS, encoded by the coding sequence ATGTTTGGCTGGTCAATGGACATCGGCATCGATCTAGGCACTGCCAGCGTACTGGTATATGTCAAGGGGCGTGGTATCGTCCTCAATGAGCCGTCGGTGGTAGCCATCGATCGCAACACCAACCGGATCATCACCGTGGGCGAGGAAGCCCGGCGCATGCTGGGGCGCACTCCCGGCAACATTGTGGCGGTCAGGCCCTTGCGCGAGGGCGTCATCGCCGATTACGATACCACCGAAAAAATGCTCAAATACTTCATCTACCGCGCCAGCGGGGGGCGCTTTTTTATTCGTCCCCGCATCATGGTCTGCATTCCCACCGGAGCTACTGGAGTGGAGGAACGAGCAGTGCGCCAAGCGGCCACCCAGGCCGGCGCTCGGGAGATACACATCATGGAAGAGCCGCTGGCGGCGGCCTTGGGCGCGGGCCTGGATATCTCTGAACCCTGCGGCAATATGGTCATCGACATTGGCGGTGGCACCACCGATGTGGCGGTGCTATCCCTGGGCGGTATTGTCTGCTCCAAGTCGCTGCGGGTAGGTGGCGACAAATTTGATGAAGCTATTGTCCGATACATTCGCAAGGAGTACAACCTGATGGTGGGCGATCGCACCGCCGAAGAGCTCAAGATGGCCATTGGCTGCGCCTTCCCCTCCCTGTCCCTGGAGCCGGACCGGATGGAAGTGCGAGGGCGGGATCTGGTCAGCGGTTTACCTCGGACGGTGGAAATCACGGCTGAGGAAACCCGGATTGCTATGCAGGAGCCTATCGAAGCGGTAGTTGGGGCGGTCAAGGAAGTGCTGGAGAAGACGCCTCCAGAGCTTTCGGCTGACATCATGAATCGGGGCATCGTTATGACTGGCGGTGGGTCCTTACTGCATGGCTTAGACGCTTTGCTGGCAGCCGAAACCGGGCTGCCGGTAAACGTGGCCGACGATCCCATCGCTTGTGTGGCCTTGGGAACCGGGAAGGCCTTGGCTATGCTGCCGGCCCTCAGGAAGAGCGGGGCGTTTGAGTCTAGTTAG